A stretch of DNA from Cohaesibacter gelatinilyticus:
CAAGGCCTTTTTGCTGCAGAGCATCAGTAAGATGCTTAAGGAGAGGTAGTTTATAGGGATTATCGAAATCATCAATCAGAAGTGCGACGAGGTTGGTTTTATTGGTCGCGAGACTGGATGCAAGCAAATCGGGTGCATAGCCAAGATCCTTGGCAGCATTCAGAACTTTTTCGAGGTTCTTTTGAGAGATAGAGGCATCGCGTTTGAACGCACGAGCAACGGTCCAGCGGGAAACCCCGGCCAGGTTCGCTACATCTTGTGCAGTTGCATTTCTGGCAGCCTGCATGACATTGGCTGCGGTATCAACGGACACTGCTTTTGATTGCTTTTCGTCTTTTACATCTGATTCCAAAGCGTTTTTTCTATCCGTTTGGTTCACACGTTTATCACCCATGCTTGTTCATTATCCATAGGCCACAAGGAATTCAAGGATAATCGAATATACATTTTTTTGCTCCCGCGTGCAAAAATTCTTGCACGCGGGAGCAAAGCTGTGTATTCCAGTATGAATAAGGGCGAATACGGAGATCTGGACATACATGGATCTTGTGTTGTTGGACAGGCTCATTATCGAGCGGACGTTAAAAGATCAGGTCATCAGGGAAGACATCAATGCGCAAGATAGGCTGTTGCACATGGATCTTTGGGGAAGCGTCATTGGTCAGCAGTGCAGGAATGGTCAAAAAGGCTGGCCTTGATGGAGTCGAGCTGTTTGGCGATTGGCAAAATATCGAGGCAGGTGAAGCAAAGGAGATTCTGGATGACCAGGGTCTGCAGGTTTTTTCGCTTACGCCTGCCGATGCTGATATTTCGCATCCAGATGCGGCGAAACGTCAGATGGCACTCGATTATTACAAAGGCCTTATGGACTTTGCGGCAGAGTTCGGTGCGCCACTTGTCTCTTGCCATGGGCAGGTGACACGTATCGCGCCAATCTCTTCTCAGGAAGAAGAGGATGCTTTGCTGGTGGATGTCACTCGTAAGATTTGTGAGATGGCCAAGGCCAATGATCTGAAGGTCGTTTTCGAAATTCTCAATCGTTATGAGACCCATCAGATCCGTACGGTCAAGGAAGGTTTGGCATTGCTGGATGAGGTTGGCGCATCCAATCTGTCTTTGTTGCCTGATGCCTATCACATGAATATCGAAGAAGAAGATCCAGCTCATGCCTTGAAATTGGCCGGTGACACATTGGGTCTCTATCACGCTGCCGATTCCAATCGCTGTGGTGTCGGCCAGGGCAATATCGAATTTGCCGCGCAAATCAATGCTCTCAATGAGATTGAGTATGCCGGCCCCATCATTCTGGAAGTGAATGCTCCGGGCCCCAATCCCTTTACCCCAAACAAGGGAGAGGGGTTCCAGAGCATTGTTGCGAACCAGTTGGCGCAGAGTGTTCAAGCTTTGCGTGCCTTGGGAGCCTAGCTCTCAAGGGTCTTGTTTGATCTTGGTGGTGCTTGCATCAGGCAGGATCACATCGGGTGGGTGGAGCTGCCCGGAAATTGAAGTAAACCAAAACCAACGTTCCTTGGGAGGAAAAATGAAAAAGCTATTGAAATCCGCTGTAGTTGCCGCATCACTTGCAATCGCAGCACCGGCTCTGGCTGCTGATATCATCGTGGTTTCTCATGGTCAGGCAAACGACCCATTCTGGTCTGTGGTGAAAAATGGTGTCGAGCGTGCCGCAAAGGATACCGGTGCCAAAGTCAGCTATCGTGCTCCTGAAACCTTCGACATGGTTGCAATGAGCCAGCTGATTGATGCAGCAGTGAATCAGGAGCCGGATGGGCTGGTTGTCTCCATCCCCGATGGCGATGCGCTTGGCCCATCCATCCAGCGTGCGGTGGAAGCTGGCATTCCTGTGATTTCCATGAATTCGGGTTCTGATGTCTCCAAGGGCCTTGGTGCTCTTCTGCATGTTGGCCAGGAAGAATTCGATGCAGGTAAAAAAGCTGGCGAGAAACTTGCCTCAATGGGCGGCAAGAGTGGACTTTGTGTGAACCACGAAGTTGGCAACGTTGCCCTTGATCAACGTTGTGCAGGATTTGCAGAAGGTTTTGGTGGCAAAACCAAAGTTCTGCCAACCACGAACGATCCTGCTGAGATTGAAGCCAAGGTCAAAGCGGCACTGGAATCTGATGGATCAATCGATACCGTCATGGCGCTTGGCGCAGGGACCGCAGGGGAGCCCACGGTTGCAGCTGTGAAAGCGATTGGACGCTCTGGTGAGGTAAAAGTAGCCTCATTTGATCTGTCCGCCAATTTCCTGGAGTCTGTCATGGCTGGTGATGCTGCATTTGCAATCGATCAACAGCAGTTTCTGCAGGGCTATTTGCCTGTAGCATTTTTGGCGATGCACGCAGAGTTTGGTCTGATGCCAGGTGGTAATGTTGCTTCTGGTCCAAACCTGATCACCAAAGACAAAGCCGGTCAGGTGGTGGAGTTGTCTGCCAACGGCATTCGCTAATCGCGCGAATGAATGTGTAACAACAAGCAGGGCGGTGTTAGCTGTCCTGCTCTTGAATGGATGATCAGTTGCGACAGGACGCGCTGATCGGGCTGGAGAGACAAGTAAGTCACTCGCCCTTATGTCCCACAGTCCGAAAAAATGGGAGACGCCGAATGTCAACGATAGAGCCCGTAAAGGTTGACGAACGGATCAAACAGGAATCCTGGATGGCCCAGTTGATGAAGCGCCCGGAATTGGGGGCAATCGCCGGAGTTGTTCTGGTTACAATCTTTTTCCTTCTTACGGCCGATGATGCCATGTTCACCCTGCAAGGCTTCATGAATTTCATGACACCTGCAGCGCAGTTGGGGATTCTGGCGATCGGTGCATCCTTGCTGATGATCGGTGGCGAGTTTGACCTCTCATTGGGGTCCATGGTCGCTTTTGCCGGTCTGTTCTTTGCCGCTTGTGTGGTGAATTTTGGAACACCATTGTTCATCGCTATTCCCGCCACACTGGCCTTTGCCGGTATGGTTGGTGCTATCAATGGGCAAATTGTCCTTCGTACAGGATTGCCCTCCTTCATTGTAACCCTGGCATTCCTGTTCATTCTTCGTGGTCTGTCCCTCGTCGGCTTGAAATGGGCAACCGGTGGTTCCACCCAGCTGCGTGGTGTGCGTCAGGCTGTTGAAAATGATCCGCTGGCCGGTTTCTTCTCCGGTGATGCTTTCACCAGCCTGTTTGTCAAGTTGGCAGAGATGGGCTGGATTGACACGTTCAAAAACGGCACGCCAAAGGTCAAAGGTGTACCGGTGGAGATTTTGTGGTTTGTCGCCCTTGCATTGCTGGCAACCTAT
This window harbors:
- a CDS encoding sugar phosphate isomerase/epimerase family protein, whose protein sequence is MRKIGCCTWIFGEASLVSSAGMVKKAGLDGVELFGDWQNIEAGEAKEILDDQGLQVFSLTPADADISHPDAAKRQMALDYYKGLMDFAAEFGAPLVSCHGQVTRIAPISSQEEEDALLVDVTRKICEMAKANDLKVVFEILNRYETHQIRTVKEGLALLDEVGASNLSLLPDAYHMNIEEEDPAHALKLAGDTLGLYHAADSNRCGVGQGNIEFAAQINALNEIEYAGPIILEVNAPGPNPFTPNKGEGFQSIVANQLAQSVQALRALGA
- a CDS encoding sugar ABC transporter substrate-binding protein; translated protein: MKKLLKSAVVAASLAIAAPALAADIIVVSHGQANDPFWSVVKNGVERAAKDTGAKVSYRAPETFDMVAMSQLIDAAVNQEPDGLVVSIPDGDALGPSIQRAVEAGIPVISMNSGSDVSKGLGALLHVGQEEFDAGKKAGEKLASMGGKSGLCVNHEVGNVALDQRCAGFAEGFGGKTKVLPTTNDPAEIEAKVKAALESDGSIDTVMALGAGTAGEPTVAAVKAIGRSGEVKVASFDLSANFLESVMAGDAAFAIDQQQFLQGYLPVAFLAMHAEFGLMPGGNVASGPNLITKDKAGQVVELSANGIR
- a CDS encoding ABC transporter permease → MSTIEPVKVDERIKQESWMAQLMKRPELGAIAGVVLVTIFFLLTADDAMFTLQGFMNFMTPAAQLGILAIGASLLMIGGEFDLSLGSMVAFAGLFFAACVVNFGTPLFIAIPATLAFAGMVGAINGQIVLRTGLPSFIVTLAFLFILRGLSLVGLKWATGGSTQLRGVRQAVENDPLAGFFSGDAFTSLFVKLAEMGWIDTFKNGTPKVKGVPVEILWFVALALLATYILLRTPAGNWIFASGGDANAASNSGVPVRKVKISLFMVTACCAALLAVIQVIDAGSTDARRGFQKEFEAIIAAVIGGCLLTGGYGSAIGAFFGATIFGMVVIGLTYTNFDQDWFQVFLGGMLLLAVLFNNMIRKRVTGER